The following are encoded together in the Leptospira langatensis genome:
- a CDS encoding DUF1343 domain-containing protein, whose product MKKPDQVLKGSSIGMLTNQSAYGWKGDYHFRSIQKEYGLKKLFLPEHGLFAELQDQVSGSELHYDLGETQILNLYGDNEDSLFPGEEAFSGLDTFLIDIRDVGARYYTFLTSALYAMQAADQYQKSGKGRIKIVVVDSPNPAGRRIEGSPLQKKFASFVGVEGTLHRHGLSTAGLLEYYKDVFSLDLKFHRIKLYPKKSSSFLWVPPSPNIPAQTTCYVYTGLCLLEGTNLSEGRGTTRPFEIFGAPYIDDLDRGILEKLEEKQKGIFRLRSLKFIPTFHKHFGKVCGGYQILLDKPEKFHSLLFGLHFLKTIREEYPDQFEFLNGPYEFRSDLPAIQLLVGDEFLLGYLDGKRKYSEIKDYLEETERNWKKATRSYR is encoded by the coding sequence ATGAAAAAACCGGACCAAGTACTGAAAGGCTCTTCTATAGGAATGCTCACCAACCAAAGCGCATACGGTTGGAAAGGCGATTATCATTTCAGGAGCATACAGAAAGAATACGGATTAAAGAAGTTATTCCTTCCGGAGCATGGGCTTTTTGCAGAGCTACAAGATCAAGTCTCCGGAAGTGAACTTCACTACGATCTGGGAGAAACTCAGATCTTAAATCTATACGGAGACAACGAAGACAGCCTTTTTCCCGGAGAAGAAGCCTTTTCGGGTCTAGACACATTTCTCATCGATATTCGGGATGTGGGAGCTCGCTATTATACCTTTTTGACTAGTGCCTTGTATGCGATGCAGGCAGCGGACCAATACCAAAAATCCGGGAAAGGAAGGATCAAGATCGTAGTAGTGGATTCTCCGAATCCTGCGGGAAGAAGAATAGAAGGATCTCCACTTCAAAAAAAATTCGCTTCTTTTGTAGGAGTAGAAGGTACCTTACATAGACACGGACTTTCTACAGCGGGACTTCTAGAATATTATAAGGATGTGTTTTCCCTAGATCTGAAATTCCATAGGATCAAACTGTATCCGAAAAAGAGCTCGAGTTTTCTTTGGGTTCCACCTTCTCCGAATATTCCCGCACAAACGACTTGCTATGTATATACGGGCCTTTGTCTTTTAGAAGGAACCAATCTCTCCGAAGGAAGAGGTACTACTCGCCCCTTCGAGATCTTCGGAGCTCCATATATCGACGACCTGGACCGAGGCATTCTGGAAAAGTTGGAAGAAAAGCAAAAGGGCATTTTTAGACTGAGATCTTTGAAGTTCATTCCCACCTTTCATAAACATTTCGGGAAAGTTTGCGGAGGATATCAGATCCTTTTGGATAAACCCGAGAAATTCCACAGTCTACTATTCGGATTGCATTTTTTGAAAACAATCCGGGAGGAATATCCGGATCAATTCGAGTTCCTAAACGGACCGTACGAATTCAGATCGGATCTCCCTGCGATCCAATTGCTCGTGGGAGACGAGTTCCTGCTAGGGTATCTGGATGGGAAACGAAAGTATTCCGAGATAAAGGATTATCTGGAAGAGACGGAACGAAATTGGAAGAAGGCTACGAGATCCTATCGATAA
- a CDS encoding LIC_12708 family protein: MENVPGSLQKSTDKTDMMQISFISKVQHPVLRKYIPIGILFLVLLGSCSKFRVDDYNPYLYGRVKLGKELKELQVNIVNRVPTNVPNQVAVASGVIYIPDFEQSLIKAFNSDGDLKFVIGTPKDKQTEKIKTYNIKLGRIGLVTVSDGDDVFVQSRVLKEDVKTDKAPENIFAKKSGEFRTEAEEAVPSVILKINDSGKLAQTIYADGAGGSIPFGYIERMDAGNSDLLFVYHRAGGEMRLSIFDEAGKLKQKVSAEDFKDSLNTSGDTFTWYVDSILSHADGDYVLGSFSFYETKSGRFKNRKILRYDLKEKRITPIKEIQDPSETLYWALSNDNFFIWETEVEEGNSIRLQVHDEDGNHVNNIRLNYPPPRGLWRETWMDTKDEIYSMKIKAGYLEIHKWK; this comes from the coding sequence ATGGAAAACGTCCCGGGCTCTCTCCAAAAGAGTACGGATAAAACAGATATGATGCAAATTTCGTTTATTTCAAAAGTACAACATCCGGTTCTTCGCAAATATATTCCGATCGGGATCTTATTCCTGGTCCTACTAGGTTCCTGCTCCAAGTTCCGAGTGGACGATTATAATCCTTATCTTTACGGAAGAGTAAAGTTGGGAAAAGAATTAAAAGAATTACAAGTGAATATCGTAAATCGGGTCCCGACCAACGTGCCGAACCAAGTAGCGGTCGCTTCCGGTGTGATCTATATTCCGGATTTCGAACAATCCTTGATCAAGGCCTTCAATTCGGACGGGGATCTGAAATTCGTGATCGGTACTCCTAAGGACAAGCAAACCGAAAAGATCAAGACGTATAATATCAAATTGGGAAGAATAGGTCTCGTTACCGTTTCGGACGGCGACGATGTATTCGTTCAGTCCAGAGTATTAAAAGAAGATGTAAAAACGGACAAGGCTCCTGAGAATATTTTTGCGAAGAAATCGGGAGAGTTTCGTACAGAAGCGGAAGAAGCGGTTCCTTCCGTCATTCTGAAGATCAACGACTCCGGCAAGTTAGCTCAGACCATTTATGCCGACGGGGCGGGCGGTTCCATTCCTTTCGGTTATATCGAGAGAATGGACGCCGGAAATAGCGATCTATTATTCGTGTATCATAGGGCCGGCGGAGAAATGCGCCTGAGCATTTTCGACGAAGCCGGCAAACTAAAGCAAAAAGTCTCTGCCGAAGACTTTAAAGATTCCTTAAATACTAGCGGAGATACTTTTACTTGGTATGTGGATTCCATTCTCTCTCATGCGGACGGGGATTACGTTTTAGGTTCTTTTAGTTTCTATGAGACCAAGTCCGGGAGATTCAAGAATAGAAAGATACTTCGCTACGATCTGAAAGAGAAACGGATCACTCCGATCAAAGAGATCCAGGACCCTTCCGAGACACTGTATTGGGCACTCAGCAATGATAATTTCTTTATCTGGGAAACCGAAGTAGAGGAAGGAAATTCCATTCGTTTACAAGTACACGACGAAGACGGAAATCATGTGAATAATATCCGACTCAACTATCCTCCTCCCAGAGGTCTTTGGAGAGAAACTTGGATGGATACGAAGGACGAGATCTATTCCATGAAGATCAAGGCCGGCTATCTAGAGATCCACAAGTGGAAATGA
- a CDS encoding cyclic nucleotide-binding domain-containing protein, giving the protein MALDTSVPNQKVTVKAGSVLFPEGSSANSLNVLHSGALRYVLDAPNSRKLELFKISGANLTPGASALFGTGRYPYTIIAEQDCVLSTYVMSQSTVGRSLAARSSLGIMVGRSLLREITELFKKANQLRKIASDMGRTNDNLSLLYYQFNPGVFPDIKPGQPIADPGAEIVDPVLRLARENLKHYFDNGGILPERPTPNYVEEDHSQLLMKYNPEEIEFQDAEFNFVRKIILSDPNLLAQLFAPDPAMVSYVCDKLGRVQNGLTENSRGILEEVDEGFKLLLGGPESLTEKYFLILDMAANGYSTAPPEFVVPILQVVSQKIERSLAGHQTLFGSALPNPSPNIKSFLEKTLGLSKKFESSAPAAATNGGISVDGSADATAIRKELANSASTIIQFSGLGGDAIKEFSAMMVKLKSLKNPLDSDNDTRKLRRSITKTYFDIYAACFQKYMNSNKNVPKPVDLMLKYGLFDETMLDDSQLVFMSTYKDPIAAVSDIPIHYGTEWLERIYKREAPTSLDELGQNFFDKVKMDNRNAVFKKESDLPPDIDNPEARLKFEFGAMYEANVRLTTGSLATYLPILTKYHSQIPLGKAYVTKKLLTDTIHDIMAVDFSVFNREVIYNNPETGINKEFIQRAIVPDFIIVPSIGSKIMMWQELSIHRGSGSKESRGRIVLPIFVQGDLKSLLIDAFAAFRWELCKTILGPEWNNVGNPSITADYMDYVQFYKKNKDLSIEIKEKLAAEFKRFRNERDIFANDYQLWIKYEAEGVQRLNRVVRSIFYRHIPFARPIREKVSKMPAFGEINNRFINIRTRKFTELENRYKKYINTLGSLPDQLRENLEFYRV; this is encoded by the coding sequence ATGGCATTAGATACAAGCGTACCAAATCAAAAAGTCACTGTTAAAGCCGGTTCTGTTCTCTTTCCAGAAGGTTCCAGCGCAAATTCCTTAAACGTACTCCATAGCGGAGCCTTGCGTTACGTGCTCGATGCTCCCAATAGCAGAAAGCTGGAGCTATTTAAGATCTCCGGTGCCAATCTGACCCCAGGTGCCTCCGCCTTATTCGGAACGGGTCGCTATCCTTATACAATTATCGCGGAACAGGACTGCGTGCTTTCCACGTATGTTATGTCCCAGTCTACCGTAGGCCGTTCTCTTGCTGCGAGAAGTTCTCTAGGCATCATGGTAGGCCGCTCTCTTTTAAGAGAGATCACCGAACTATTCAAGAAGGCGAACCAGCTCAGAAAGATCGCTTCGGATATGGGAAGGACGAACGACAATCTTTCTCTTTTGTACTATCAATTCAACCCGGGAGTTTTTCCGGATATCAAGCCAGGACAACCAATAGCGGATCCGGGCGCAGAGATCGTAGATCCGGTACTTCGACTTGCGAGAGAAAATCTTAAGCATTACTTCGATAACGGTGGGATCCTTCCCGAAAGACCTACCCCCAATTATGTAGAAGAGGATCATTCCCAGCTTTTGATGAAGTACAATCCGGAAGAGATAGAATTCCAAGACGCAGAATTCAATTTCGTTCGAAAGATCATTCTCTCCGATCCGAATCTACTTGCGCAACTTTTCGCTCCTGATCCTGCAATGGTCTCTTATGTCTGCGATAAGTTAGGTAGAGTGCAGAACGGTCTTACGGAAAATTCAAGAGGCATCCTGGAGGAAGTAGATGAAGGATTCAAACTTCTCTTAGGTGGTCCGGAAAGTCTGACAGAGAAATACTTTTTGATCTTGGATATGGCGGCTAACGGATATTCCACCGCCCCTCCTGAATTCGTGGTCCCGATCCTACAAGTAGTATCCCAAAAGATCGAAAGATCTCTGGCGGGCCACCAGACTCTATTCGGTTCCGCGTTACCGAACCCTTCTCCGAATATTAAATCCTTTTTGGAAAAGACCCTGGGGCTTTCCAAAAAATTCGAATCCTCTGCACCTGCCGCAGCAACCAACGGGGGAATATCCGTGGACGGTTCTGCGGATGCAACCGCGATCCGAAAGGAATTGGCAAACTCCGCTTCTACGATCATTCAGTTTTCCGGTTTAGGCGGGGACGCGATCAAAGAGTTCTCCGCAATGATGGTGAAACTCAAATCGCTGAAAAATCCTTTAGATTCGGACAACGATACTCGAAAACTCAGACGCTCTATTACAAAAACCTATTTCGATATCTATGCTGCCTGCTTTCAGAAGTATATGAATTCGAACAAGAATGTTCCGAAGCCTGTTGATCTAATGCTCAAGTACGGACTCTTTGATGAGACCATGTTGGATGATTCCCAATTAGTCTTCATGTCTACTTACAAGGACCCGATCGCTGCGGTTTCCGATATTCCGATCCACTACGGAACAGAATGGCTAGAAAGGATCTACAAGAGAGAAGCCCCTACTTCTCTGGACGAGTTAGGACAGAACTTCTTCGACAAGGTCAAGATGGACAATCGGAATGCAGTCTTCAAAAAGGAATCCGATCTTCCACCTGATATAGATAACCCGGAAGCTAGATTGAAGTTCGAATTCGGAGCGATGTACGAGGCGAACGTCCGTCTTACTACCGGTTCCTTGGCGACCTACCTACCTATTTTGACCAAGTATCATTCCCAGATCCCATTAGGAAAAGCTTATGTTACGAAGAAGCTTTTGACGGATACCATCCATGATATCATGGCAGTGGATTTCTCCGTATTCAACCGAGAGGTGATCTATAATAATCCTGAGACCGGGATCAATAAGGAATTCATCCAAAGGGCCATCGTTCCGGATTTCATTATCGTCCCTTCTATCGGAAGTAAGATCATGATGTGGCAGGAGCTTTCTATTCATAGGGGTTCCGGTTCCAAAGAAAGCCGAGGCAGGATCGTTCTTCCGATCTTCGTGCAAGGAGATCTGAAGTCCCTTCTCATAGATGCATTCGCGGCTTTCCGCTGGGAGCTTTGTAAGACTATCCTCGGTCCCGAATGGAATAACGTGGGAAATCCGTCCATCACTGCGGACTATATGGACTACGTTCAGTTCTACAAAAAGAACAAGGATCTCTCAATTGAGATCAAGGAAAAGCTCGCGGCGGAATTCAAACGCTTCCGAAATGAGCGGGATATTTTCGCAAACGACTATCAGCTTTGGATCAAGTACGAAGCCGAAGGAGTTCAACGATTGAACCGAGTAGTGAGAAGTATCTTCTACCGTCATATTCCTTTTGCGCGACCGATCCGAGAAAAGGTTTCCAAAATGCCTGCCTTCGGAGAGATCAATAACAGATTCATCAATATCAGGACCCGCAAATTCACTGAGCTGGAAAACAGATATAAGAAATATATCAATACTCTGGGAAGTTTACCGGACCAATTGAGAGAGAATTTAGAATTCTATAGAGTCTGA
- a CDS encoding glycosyltransferase → MRPKISVLLPTFNEAENIERCISGVIQIFKNIEYEIIVIDDNSPDGTWAIVEKMHESNSRVKIIRRMTEKGLSSAIVSGMSIAEGEYFLVMDADLQHDETVLPQMIQKLEEGCDVAVGTRYANGGSTGSWNLIRKLLSIAANKFTQFILPIRITDPMSGFFALKREIFFRTGDRINPRGFKILLEILGRAGNGIKIGEIPFHFKNRLHGETKINNSIARSFLITVLDLRFGKWISSTFLLYSLVGLSGVIVNLFGFVLFESIGVKDLATGFELLPIFPSSVFFGIELSIISNFILNNYFTFYENRYKRWDAIRGFLIFSGVSALGIFVQLGIFELLFYKALPRMGMEPRFELRLFCDLVAISVAMFTNYFLNSNFTWLNAAKGQQ, encoded by the coding sequence ATGCGACCAAAGATATCGGTGCTACTTCCGACCTTTAACGAGGCCGAGAACATAGAGAGATGTATATCCGGTGTAATCCAAATATTCAAGAATATAGAATATGAAATTATTGTAATCGATGATAACAGCCCCGATGGGACCTGGGCGATCGTAGAAAAAATGCACGAGTCAAACTCTCGGGTCAAGATCATCCGGAGAATGACTGAAAAAGGTCTCTCTTCCGCAATCGTATCTGGGATGAGTATCGCAGAAGGAGAGTATTTTCTCGTCATGGACGCCGATCTACAGCATGACGAAACCGTTCTCCCGCAAATGATCCAAAAATTAGAAGAAGGCTGCGATGTGGCAGTGGGTACCCGCTACGCAAACGGCGGATCCACAGGAAGCTGGAATCTCATTCGAAAATTATTAAGTATCGCCGCGAATAAATTCACACAATTCATTCTTCCCATCCGGATCACCGACCCTATGAGTGGGTTCTTTGCCTTGAAAAGGGAGATCTTCTTTCGCACCGGGGATAGGATCAATCCGAGAGGATTCAAGATCCTACTAGAGATCCTAGGCCGAGCAGGAAACGGGATCAAGATAGGAGAGATCCCTTTTCACTTCAAGAACAGACTGCACGGAGAAACGAAGATAAACAATTCCATAGCAAGAAGTTTCCTGATCACAGTTTTGGATCTTAGATTCGGGAAATGGATCTCTTCGACCTTTCTTCTGTATTCCTTGGTCGGGCTCAGCGGAGTAATAGTGAACCTATTCGGCTTCGTCTTGTTCGAAAGCATAGGAGTAAAAGATCTCGCAACTGGTTTCGAACTTCTTCCGATATTTCCTTCTTCCGTATTCTTCGGGATAGAATTATCCATCATCAGCAATTTCATCTTGAATAACTACTTTACATTTTATGAAAATAGATACAAGAGATGGGATGCGATCCGGGGCTTTCTGATCTTCTCGGGAGTAAGCGCTCTCGGGATCTTTGTGCAATTAGGGATCTTCGAACTTCTATTCTATAAAGCCTTGCCAAGAATGGGAATGGAACCGCGTTTTGAGCTCAGACTTTTCTGTGATCTGGTTGCGATCTCAGTGGCAATGTTTACGAATTATTTCTTGAATTCGAATTTCACCTGGCTGAATGCAGCGAAGGGACAACAGTAA
- the rimP gene encoding ribosome maturation factor RimP has translation MYALMVSQRPNHTLIEIELDQLDHPYGSVSLLECEQVSRKLNEELEKISPDLNYTLKVSSAGAERKLVIPEDLDRFRGIPVRLVYRVEGSGNKEGIFKILDRKGDTIVLEPFSKRKSASSKKKEVNLELKDILKGNLYVSI, from the coding sequence CTGTATGCACTCATGGTTAGCCAAAGGCCAAACCATACGCTGATCGAGATAGAGTTGGATCAACTCGATCATCCGTACGGTTCCGTCAGCCTTCTGGAATGTGAGCAAGTTTCCAGAAAACTGAATGAAGAGTTGGAAAAGATCTCACCGGATCTGAACTATACTCTCAAGGTTTCTTCCGCTGGTGCGGAAAGAAAACTGGTGATTCCCGAGGATCTGGATAGATTCCGAGGAATACCGGTCCGACTCGTCTACAGGGTAGAGGGTTCGGGCAATAAAGAAGGAATCTTTAAGATACTGGATAGGAAAGGTGACACGATCGTTTTAGAACCGTTTTCTAAAAGGAAATCGGCGAGCTCTAAAAAAAAGGAAGTCAACCTAGAATTGAAGGATATACTGAAAGGAAATTTGTACGTAAGTATTTGA
- a CDS encoding CDGSH iron-sulfur domain-containing protein encodes METVKGKQVTILFEGKKCIHSRNCVLSRPDVFVPNVEGEWIYPDQASPEEIRALALNCPSGAIRFEPEDPKFSEKAPPINVVRIRENGPLAFHADMELEGSGNEYRLTLCRCGASKNKPFCDSSHVEIGFTATGEPPVQESEPLPVRNGKLAIKPTKNGPLHVTGNLEVCSGTGKVTNRITDGYLCRCGGSSNKPYCDGTHRKIGFKS; translated from the coding sequence ATGGAAACAGTAAAAGGCAAACAGGTAACAATACTCTTTGAAGGAAAAAAATGTATCCATTCTCGCAATTGCGTGCTGAGCAGGCCGGACGTTTTCGTGCCGAACGTAGAAGGGGAATGGATCTATCCGGATCAGGCGAGTCCGGAAGAAATTCGAGCACTTGCCCTGAATTGTCCCTCGGGTGCGATCCGTTTCGAGCCGGAAGATCCGAAATTCTCGGAAAAGGCTCCTCCGATCAATGTCGTACGGATCCGAGAGAACGGTCCCTTAGCGTTCCATGCAGATATGGAGTTGGAAGGTTCTGGCAATGAATATCGTCTAACGTTATGTAGATGCGGAGCATCCAAAAATAAACCCTTCTGTGATTCCAGTCATGTCGAGATCGGTTTTACCGCGACTGGAGAACCGCCTGTCCAGGAATCCGAACCCTTGCCCGTCCGAAACGGAAAGCTTGCGATCAAACCTACTAAAAACGGTCCTCTCCATGTAACCGGAAATTTAGAAGTCTGTTCTGGTACTGGAAAGGTAACAAATCGGATTACGGATGGCTATCTTTGCCGCTGTGGAGGATCTTCCAATAAGCCGTACTGTGACGGCACTCACAGAAAGATCGGATTTAAATCCTGA
- a CDS encoding PQQ-dependent sugar dehydrogenase: MQISYKKILPVGILIFLLPNLAHAQFYSSKGIQKNANEKNAEWQVKEGFTLIEDAGNFTTPVSIALLKHPGPYPEDVIYIVSELRGHIRAKLRNGNVVTIGEDEDISKPRKELPDFQGEMGQTGACLTPDDKTLYTTAVYQQGWGRSNKITRWRSVGTKPWTKIEKVEVFDTPFRGDTAGLAHQIGHCFVDSNYHIWVGTGDGQSWTSSHKKDSTNGKLLRLKSDFSQVESNPFFTGRKADPQGYIYSLGLRNPFAIAKSEGGEVYVADNGPEIDRLVKASRGMDFPWDNTNPSMTYNNLMTFPKSIGPADMIYVPKNHKLTALRGHLVIAASHITSLLAVPIDDKKGVVGEPWWVVLPTKYEEERRQDFTGLALGEDGIYISHIRMRKDGGLLPAPVLKLIPGKISAEKMKYSGEQLVEVKGCRSCHTLGGVGSNVAPNLDQISVRSNETFKTADFLKQIKEMESYSEEPDHEKWNGIRAKLADPNLSTKEKLAIYIPSKLQNPKFLNPMSGMPNMGLSAEEIESLKEFLMEISEDSVRYQGLEKWEYSVVKQFEQNPRISLVLCLVLGVLLGVYGKNMIAALRKGALWIYRKVIKRS, encoded by the coding sequence ATGCAAATATCATACAAAAAAATCTTACCGGTCGGTATTCTTATCTTTTTATTGCCGAACCTTGCTCATGCTCAATTCTATTCAAGCAAAGGTATTCAAAAGAATGCGAATGAGAAGAATGCGGAATGGCAGGTGAAGGAGGGTTTTACTCTGATAGAGGATGCCGGGAATTTTACGACTCCTGTCAGCATTGCTCTTCTGAAACATCCGGGTCCTTATCCGGAGGATGTGATCTACATCGTCAGCGAACTACGAGGGCATATACGAGCTAAATTAAGGAATGGTAATGTAGTTACGATCGGAGAGGACGAGGATATTTCCAAGCCTAGAAAAGAGCTTCCCGATTTTCAGGGAGAGATGGGACAAACTGGAGCCTGCCTGACCCCGGACGACAAGACTCTTTATACGACTGCCGTTTACCAACAAGGGTGGGGGAGAAGCAATAAGATCACTCGCTGGAGATCCGTTGGGACCAAGCCTTGGACCAAGATCGAAAAGGTAGAGGTGTTCGATACGCCGTTCAGAGGTGATACAGCCGGACTCGCACACCAGATCGGGCATTGTTTCGTTGATTCGAATTATCATATTTGGGTGGGAACCGGTGACGGCCAGTCTTGGACCAGTTCCCATAAGAAGGATAGCACGAATGGGAAGCTCTTGAGATTGAAGTCCGACTTCTCTCAAGTAGAATCCAATCCTTTCTTCACAGGAAGGAAGGCGGATCCGCAAGGTTATATTTATTCTTTAGGACTTAGAAATCCTTTCGCGATCGCAAAGTCGGAGGGAGGAGAGGTCTATGTGGCGGACAATGGACCTGAAATTGATCGTTTAGTAAAGGCTTCTCGAGGGATGGACTTCCCTTGGGATAATACCAATCCGAGCATGACCTATAATAATTTGATGACCTTTCCGAAGTCTATCGGGCCTGCGGATATGATCTATGTTCCTAAGAACCATAAATTAACCGCGTTACGCGGCCATTTGGTGATCGCGGCTTCTCATATTACTTCTCTTCTTGCGGTTCCGATAGACGATAAGAAAGGAGTCGTAGGAGAACCTTGGTGGGTAGTTCTTCCTACTAAATACGAAGAAGAAAGAAGACAGGATTTTACCGGTCTCGCTCTCGGAGAAGACGGCATCTATATTTCCCATATCCGAATGAGAAAGGACGGAGGATTACTACCTGCTCCCGTTCTGAAATTAATACCAGGAAAGATCTCTGCGGAAAAGATGAAATACAGCGGGGAACAACTCGTCGAGGTAAAGGGTTGCAGAAGCTGCCATACTCTAGGCGGAGTAGGGAGTAATGTTGCTCCGAATCTCGACCAGATCAGTGTTAGATCTAATGAAACCTTTAAGACCGCGGATTTTCTGAAGCAGATCAAGGAAATGGAATCTTATTCCGAAGAACCGGATCATGAGAAATGGAACGGAATTCGGGCTAAGCTTGCAGATCCGAACCTGAGCACTAAGGAAAAGCTTGCGATCTATATCCCTTCCAAATTGCAAAATCCTAAGTTCCTGAATCCGATGAGTGGGATGCCGAATATGGGACTCTCCGCGGAGGAGATAGAATCTCTTAAGGAATTTCTAATGGAGATCTCCGAGGATTCGGTACGATACCAAGGACTCGAAAAATGGGAGTACAGCGTAGTAAAACAATTCGAACAGAACCCAAGGATTTCTTTGGTTCTCTGTCTTGTGTTAGGAGTTTTACTCGGTGTCTATGGCAAGAATATGATCGCCGCGCTTAGAAAGGGAGCTCTCTGGATCTACCGGAAAGTGATTAAAAGATCCTAA
- a CDS encoding NAD(P)H-hydrate epimerase — translation MKSQVLFNENESRELDRITIQERGISGTLLMGFAALSVFKAWEVQFRSAQKIIILCGSGNNGGDGYALAQFLKAEGLQVEIFSKSGAFSEETKYYKNLTESLKIPILPLEKFQASIVHPGLMLVDCLLGTGFKEPLEGEISRVAGEISKAKEKFKSSIFILSIDAVSGFIPEKEFPFDADALAEIGSPKLKNLFYPLSKEKKSFHPIGFLREEFSTKSRVFIRANEEELKSRLRREKDSHKYKNGSAVFVGGSEGMAGAILSSALTFQELGGGISQILTPSESTLTKVLKKDPSFMISKLESGKDGYSSSFVKKARVIAVGPGLTKSDLPSSAYPKDAKIVLDAGALQDVSNRKLSPNFILTPHLGEWNSLTGKSSPNIYASLEEAQDWAKEKNCYLLLKGSVSVLFSPDGISYFWEYQEPRLAVMGTGDLLVGVLSFFLSRGEEIVESVRLAESLLLYCAEQCKGFPTAGRIRKKIRNLVETELL, via the coding sequence GTGAAGTCCCAGGTCCTATTTAACGAAAACGAAAGTAGGGAATTGGATCGGATTACGATCCAAGAAAGGGGAATTTCGGGAACCCTTCTCATGGGCTTTGCCGCGCTCTCCGTTTTCAAGGCCTGGGAAGTTCAATTTCGTTCTGCCCAAAAGATCATAATCCTCTGCGGATCAGGAAATAACGGAGGCGACGGATACGCTCTCGCTCAATTCCTAAAAGCGGAAGGACTGCAAGTAGAGATCTTTTCTAAGTCAGGGGCATTTTCCGAAGAAACGAAATATTATAAAAATCTGACAGAATCCCTCAAGATCCCTATTCTCCCTTTGGAGAAATTCCAGGCGAGCATAGTGCATCCTGGGCTCATGCTCGTGGATTGCTTGCTCGGCACCGGATTCAAGGAACCGTTAGAGGGAGAGATTTCCAGAGTGGCCGGAGAGATCTCTAAGGCAAAGGAGAAATTCAAGTCTTCGATCTTCATCCTAAGTATCGATGCGGTTTCCGGTTTTATTCCCGAAAAAGAATTTCCTTTCGATGCGGATGCATTAGCGGAGATAGGTTCTCCTAAACTAAAGAATCTTTTTTATCCTCTCTCGAAGGAAAAGAAAAGCTTTCATCCGATCGGCTTCTTGCGAGAAGAGTTTTCTACGAAGAGCAGGGTCTTTATTCGCGCAAACGAGGAAGAATTGAAGTCCAGATTGCGGAGAGAGAAAGACTCCCACAAATATAAGAACGGCTCGGCGGTCTTTGTAGGTGGTTCGGAAGGAATGGCAGGAGCGATCCTATCCTCTGCTCTCACCTTCCAGGAACTAGGTGGAGGGATCTCCCAAATACTGACTCCTTCGGAATCAACTCTCACAAAGGTCTTAAAGAAAGATCCTTCCTTTATGATCTCGAAACTGGAATCAGGAAAGGACGGGTATTCTTCCTCTTTCGTGAAGAAAGCGAGAGTGATCGCTGTTGGCCCAGGTTTGACCAAGTCGGATCTTCCTTCTTCTGCATATCCGAAGGATGCAAAGATCGTTTTGGATGCGGGAGCATTGCAGGACGTCTCGAATCGAAAGCTTTCTCCGAATTTCATCCTAACTCCTCATCTAGGGGAATGGAATTCTCTCACAGGAAAATCTTCTCCGAATATTTACGCGAGTCTGGAAGAGGCACAAGACTGGGCGAAAGAAAAGAATTGCTATCTCCTTTTAAAGGGCTCCGTCTCCGTACTCTTCTCGCCGGATGGGATCTCCTATTTTTGGGAATACCAAGAGCCTAGACTTGCCGTGATGGGAACGGGAGATCTACTCGTAGGCGTGCTTTCCTTCTTCTTGTCCAGAGGAGAAGAGATCGTGGAATCTGTGCGCTTGGCGGAGAGCCTTCTTCTTTACTGTGCGGAACAGTGCAAGGGCTTTCCTACCGCCGGAAGGATCCGCAAGAAGATCCGGAATCTGGTCGAAACGGAACTCCTTTAG